A region of Sulfurimonas sp. DNA encodes the following proteins:
- a CDS encoding outer membrane lipoprotein-sorting protein has protein sequence MIFKTLLIASLTVGSLFAITGQEIAQKVHDRDDGDNSTSNMKMILIDKKGHKRVRELKRYAKDKGEDELKLMFFLTPADVRNTGFLTYDYEDSNKDDDQWLYLPELRKVKRIASSDKSSSFMGSDFTYSDMTSRNVQDYTYKIMKETKVGGHKTWQMLVTPKIDKTIEETGYTKSIVFVRQDNFVIVQALHYIKAGKKLKYMKITSLKEIDGIWSVKKMQMVTKKGKKTLHKTVFEFTDIKYNQDLEESFFSTRTLEKGI, from the coding sequence ATGATTTTTAAAACATTACTAATAGCATCATTGACAGTAGGTTCTCTTTTTGCCATAACAGGGCAAGAGATAGCACAAAAAGTTCATGATAGAGATGATGGCGATAATTCTACATCAAATATGAAGATGATACTTATAGACAAAAAAGGTCACAAAAGAGTTCGTGAGCTAAAGAGATATGCAAAGGACAAAGGAGAGGATGAGCTTAAACTTATGTTTTTTCTGACTCCTGCTGATGTTAGAAACACAGGCTTTTTAACCTATGACTATGAAGACTCAAATAAAGATGACGACCAGTGGTTGTATTTACCTGAACTTAGAAAAGTTAAGCGTATAGCATCTAGCGATAAAAGCTCATCTTTTATGGGAAGTGACTTTACTTACTCTGATATGACATCAAGAAATGTACAAGATTATACATATAAAATAATGAAAGAGACAAAAGTTGGTGGACACAAGACTTGGCAAATGCTAGTTACTCCAAAAATAGACAAGACTATAGAAGAAACGGGATATACAAAGTCCATAGTATTCGTTCGTCAAGACAACTTTGTAATTGTTCAAGCACTGCACTATATCAAAGCAGGTAAGAAACTAAAGTATATGAAAATCACTTCACTTAAAGAGATAGATGGCATCTGGAGTGTTAAAAAGATGCAAATGGTAACTAAAAAGGGTAAGAAAACTCTACATAAAACAGTATTTGAATTTACAGATATAAAATACAATCAAGATTTAGAAGAGTCTTTTTTCTCTACGCGTACTTTAGAAAAAGGCATATAG
- a CDS encoding DUF6166 domain-containing protein — MTTRNNYVFKGYKALLGNRYVTYGEVELPSNYKLFSKSKDGFDWGTGSSGSVQLSFSILYQVSDTEIATKYATIFCNEVVKLLNSREWILNATDVIEWLENNSENINSIKHEPQAMDLVKPPRKKKKVKMNIVKDVCTTLSITQKNLAQILEVPEGTVSSWAVKNEIPRLGKKAIEFYIQNRKNQEVVDSYKNFVKLLQSA; from the coding sequence ATGACAACAAGAAATAACTATGTATTTAAAGGGTACAAAGCATTACTTGGAAATAGATATGTAACCTATGGAGAAGTTGAGCTACCTTCAAACTATAAGCTTTTTTCTAAATCAAAAGATGGATTTGATTGGGGAACTGGTAGTTCTGGTTCTGTTCAGCTATCATTTTCAATTCTTTATCAAGTAAGCGATACAGAAATTGCAACAAAATATGCAACAATATTTTGCAATGAAGTTGTAAAATTATTAAACTCAAGAGAGTGGATACTCAACGCGACAGATGTCATCGAGTGGCTAGAAAATAATTCTGAAAATATAAATAGCATAAAACATGAACCTCAAGCTATGGACTTAGTTAAGCCTCCAAGAAAAAAGAAAAAAGTAAAAATGAATATTGTAAAAGATGTTTGCACTACACTATCCATAACTCAAAAAAACCTTGCTCAAATACTAGAAGTACCAGAAGGAACAGTAAGTTCTTGGGCTGTTAAAAATGAAATACCTAGACTTGGGAAAAAAGCAATAGAATTTTACATACAAAATAGAAAAAATCAAGAAGTTGTTGATAGCTATAAAAACTTTGTTAAACTTTTACAAAGTGCGTAA
- a CDS encoding efflux RND transporter permease subunit: MNWRSKTEASLEAMGEQITQNPIKIIFLILLLSTAIISYLPKITIDTSTEGFLHESDPALVRYEAFKEQFGQDEKIMVVVRGKNIFEKAFLERLQALHLELENNIPHLNDITSLINARNTRGEGDQLIVEDLFEKFPKNAQELELKKNLAVNSVMYKNLLLSEDLTLTTIILEPSAYEGSSGGDDLDGFSDDESTEKLEFLKDTSKSEMVGAAEEIAKKFSAENFDVFIAGSLAVNDFNKRAVQKDMQKFVKLVLLMMMIFLFVVFRRVSAVILPIFIVGLSLLTTMGTMALVGTPITIPTQILPSFLLAVGIGAVVHLLAMFFNHLNENSDKNKAISYALGHSGLAIIMTSLTTAAGLLSFSTAAIAPIADLGIFAAVGVMIALVNTLITLPAMLALLPLKPAKQKHIEKTKKMDKLLTNIALFSVDHAKTIVSASVIIIIASIFFATKVNFTHDPLSWQPDNSPIKLSTQIVDRELKGSVTMEVIIDTKKENGLYNSELLKKIDLVVRKAEAIQNDKYFVGKGWSVAEVLKEIHRALHENDEAFYAITENNALIPQEFLLFENSGSDDLEDLVDSSFSKARVTFKLPWMEAGQYEELSQEIISLMKSELGSDVEITVTGMVPLFQRTLSAAMSSMATSYITAFILIAIMMMILLGSFKIGLTSMIPNVLPIIMALGFMAIVDMPLDMFTMLVGAIVIGLSVDDTVHFFHNFARYHHQGLGTRESVVKTMTGTGRALVATSVVLSLGFFVYMFASLSNLINFGILAGGSITIALISNIILGPALLTLITKDTK, from the coding sequence ATGAACTGGCGTAGTAAAACTGAAGCTTCCTTGGAGGCGATGGGTGAGCAAATCACTCAAAATCCAATAAAAATAATATTTCTTATTTTGTTACTTAGTACCGCTATTATCTCATATTTACCAAAAATAACTATTGACACATCGACAGAAGGCTTTTTGCACGAAAGTGATCCTGCATTAGTTAGATATGAAGCTTTTAAAGAGCAGTTTGGTCAAGATGAAAAAATCATGGTTGTTGTTAGAGGTAAAAATATCTTTGAGAAGGCATTTTTAGAAAGACTGCAAGCTCTGCATCTAGAACTAGAAAATAATATACCTCACCTTAATGATATTACTTCTCTTATAAATGCGAGAAATACAAGAGGTGAAGGTGATCAGCTAATAGTTGAAGATTTATTTGAAAAGTTTCCAAAGAACGCACAAGAGTTAGAACTAAAAAAGAATCTAGCTGTAAACAGTGTAATGTATAAAAACCTTCTTCTTAGTGAAGATCTTACTCTTACTACTATCATCTTAGAACCAAGTGCGTATGAAGGCTCAAGTGGTGGAGATGATTTAGATGGATTTTCAGATGATGAATCAACAGAGAAACTAGAGTTTCTAAAAGACACTTCAAAGAGCGAGATGGTTGGAGCAGCTGAAGAAATAGCAAAAAAATTTAGTGCAGAGAATTTTGATGTATTTATCGCCGGTTCACTTGCTGTAAATGACTTTAATAAGCGCGCAGTTCAAAAAGATATGCAAAAGTTCGTAAAACTTGTTCTTCTAATGATGATGATATTTCTCTTTGTAGTGTTTAGAAGAGTGAGTGCGGTAATTTTGCCTATTTTTATCGTAGGACTATCACTACTTACTACTATGGGAACTATGGCGCTTGTTGGAACTCCTATAACTATTCCTACTCAGATTCTTCCATCATTTTTATTGGCAGTTGGCATCGGGGCAGTTGTGCATCTACTAGCAATGTTTTTTAACCATTTAAACGAAAACTCAGATAAAAATAAAGCTATTTCTTACGCTCTTGGGCATTCAGGGCTTGCTATTATTATGACATCTTTAACAACTGCGGCAGGATTACTTTCATTTTCTACTGCGGCTATTGCACCTATTGCTGACTTGGGAATCTTTGCTGCGGTTGGAGTTATGATAGCTTTAGTAAATACTTTAATTACTCTACCAGCGATGTTAGCGCTACTACCTTTGAAACCAGCAAAACAAAAGCATATTGAAAAAACTAAAAAAATGGATAAGCTTTTAACTAATATAGCTCTTTTTAGCGTTGATCATGCAAAAACAATTGTATCAGCAAGTGTGATAATCATAATAGCATCTATCTTTTTTGCAACTAAAGTCAACTTTACACATGACCCATTAAGTTGGCAACCTGATAACTCACCAATAAAACTATCAACACAAATAGTAGATAGAGAACTAAAAGGTTCTGTTACTATGGAAGTTATAATAGATACAAAAAAAGAGAATGGTCTATATAATTCAGAACTTCTAAAAAAGATTGATTTAGTTGTTCGTAAAGCAGAGGCTATACAAAACGATAAGTATTTTGTAGGTAAAGGTTGGAGTGTAGCTGAAGTCTTAAAAGAGATTCATAGAGCATTACACGAAAACGATGAAGCTTTCTACGCCATAACAGAAAATAATGCTCTTATCCCTCAAGAGTTTTTACTTTTTGAAAATAGTGGAAGTGATGATCTTGAAGATTTGGTAGATTCATCATTTTCTAAGGCTCGTGTAACATTTAAACTACCATGGATGGAAGCAGGGCAGTATGAAGAGTTATCTCAAGAAATAATTTCTTTAATGAAGAGTGAGCTTGGAAGTGATGTAGAGATTACTGTTACAGGAATGGTTCCACTCTTTCAAAGAACTCTCTCTGCTGCGATGAGTTCAATGGCTACAAGTTACATAACAGCCTTTATACTTATAGCTATTATGATGATGATTCTACTTGGAAGCTTTAAAATCGGTCTGACAAGTATGATACCAAATGTTCTTCCAATTATAATGGCTTTAGGATTTATGGCCATAGTTGATATGCCTCTTGATATGTTTACGATGCTAGTCGGTGCCATAGTTATAGGACTATCAGTTGATGATACTGTCCACTTCTTTCATAACTTTGCTAGATACCACCATCAAGGATTAGGAACAAGAGAGTCTGTTGTAAAAACTATGACAGGAACTGGTCGCGCACTTGTTGCAACGAGTGTTGTTCTCTCTTTAGGCTTCTTTGTCTATATGTTCGCATCTCTTAGTAACCTCATAAACTTTGGAATACTAGCAGGTGGCTCAATAACTATAGCGCTTATCTCAAACATAATACTTGGGCCAGCACTTCTTACTCTAATAACTAAGGATACAAAATGA
- a CDS encoding EAL and HDOD domain-containing protein — protein MNKSLYIARQPILDMNENIFAYELLYRDTLQSSNIKNDRHATVTVLSNVLNKFGVKSLLSKYKAFIKTDKKFLLHDVIFCIPKEHFIFSIGANIDFSELVEQRIIKLHEMGYTLAINDVLLSIDIIDKFFSILKYISYFKVDINTLASAVEKLKQYHIKTIFTKVETYEMFEKAKSLNGDFVQGYFFSKPKVLQQENFDPNSLKTINLCNFIMSDASIDDIVDEFENNHAMSLQLLKFINSGSFYFRNKISSIRQILTLMGRTPLTEWLMLMVYSTNLLDEDSETETPLLNLLQNRTNLMVAVSKQIENSNIQDLTSKVYFLGVISLLDSLCNVKMETILEELSIDNEIKDALVSEESILGEIYMFTKNIETFNAKGVETFCNKYHIKIDKLKKLTFDVLQSATEFKSSKSK, from the coding sequence ATGAACAAAAGTTTATATATTGCAAGACAACCAATTTTAGATATGAACGAAAATATTTTTGCTTACGAACTGCTATATAGAGACACCTTGCAAAGTTCAAATATTAAAAATGATAGACACGCAACAGTTACTGTTTTAAGTAATGTTTTAAATAAATTTGGTGTAAAAAGTTTATTGTCAAAATACAAAGCATTTATAAAAACAGATAAAAAATTTCTTTTGCATGATGTTATATTTTGTATTCCTAAAGAGCATTTTATTTTTTCAATTGGAGCAAATATAGATTTTAGCGAATTAGTTGAACAAAGAATAATAAAACTTCATGAGATGGGCTACACACTTGCAATAAATGATGTTCTTTTATCTATCGATATAATTGATAAGTTTTTTTCAATACTAAAGTATATATCATACTTTAAAGTAGATATCAACACTTTAGCATCTGCTGTTGAAAAACTTAAACAATACCATATTAAAACTATATTTACAAAGGTTGAAACTTATGAGATGTTTGAAAAAGCAAAATCACTTAATGGTGATTTTGTTCAAGGTTATTTTTTCTCTAAGCCAAAAGTGCTACAGCAAGAAAATTTTGATCCAAATTCTCTAAAAACTATTAATTTATGTAATTTTATTATGAGCGATGCAAGTATCGATGATATTGTTGATGAGTTTGAAAATAATCATGCGATGTCTTTACAACTTTTAAAATTTATAAATTCAGGCTCTTTTTACTTTAGAAATAAAATATCCTCAATTAGACAAATACTTACATTGATGGGTAGAACACCATTAACAGAGTGGCTTATGCTTATGGTTTACTCAACAAACTTATTGGATGAAGATTCAGAGACAGAAACACCACTTTTAAACCTTCTTCAAAATAGAACAAACCTTATGGTCGCTGTTTCCAAGCAGATAGAAAATAGTAATATTCAAGACTTAACATCTAAGGTTTATTTTCTTGGAGTTATATCGTTATTAGATAGTCTCTGTAATGTAAAAATGGAAACTATTTTAGAAGAACTGAGTATAGATAATGAAATTAAAGATGCTTTAGTTAGCGAAGAAAGTATACTTGGAGAGATATATATGTTTACAAAAAATATAGAAACATTTAATGCTAAAGGTGTAGAGACTTTTTGTAATAAATATCACATAAAAATAGATAAGTTAAAGAAACTTACTTTTGATGTTCTTCAAAGTGCAACAGAGTTTAAAAGCTCAAAAAGCAAGTAG